GTAAACGCTACCTAAACCAACAACCaaacattaaaaaagaaaaatagtaaaacGCTACCTAATCGAAGTTTGCGTGTTTTTTTCCTAACATGTTACTTTTTTTATGGAAACATTTTgcttttcttataaaaaataagggGTTGTGAATGATACTTTATGAAATGTGATGAAAATAATTGCAAAATAATAAACGAATATAATTAGAATAAGAAAAATACTAAACCTTTAGTATTTAAATACTTTAGGTTTATAAATATGTcactttttatttctaaattttgttaaaaacttCTTATAAACAAGTCATCTTTTCTCATagtgtattatttattttgttttaaatcatACAATGATGGTGCTTCTCTTTTTAAATCCTCccagtattaatattttatgatatgaCATTTTGATAATGTATCTTCTGTAAAAATGACACCTATAATGACATTATCATTGGATGATGTgatgtttaatgttatttacgTGATTTAGGTACATAGGGTAATGGCAGTAGTATAATTGTTTTGATCcccattttaatatatatagatatgtatatattaatgtttttaattcgactttttttcttctatccTCCTGGTGTTTTCAACATCAATAtgtagtattttaattttaattttttattttattaaaaaataaattctattgttgtattttagtttatttcatatataataattataacagaAAGAGTTCAAATAAAaagtatgaaattaattttcaaaaattataaaaagataacTTGAAATCAGTTTCAATATGACATTCTTGATAAATTTGTCAtcctttataaaaaaagtaatataaagataacttcaattaataaaagaatagtCAGACACTTATTCAAAAACCAATAACCAATAATATATAACAGTAAGagttttaatgaaaataatttataaaatattatgctgtatacaataatatattagaGTAATtcttacaaatatttataattaagagtTACGGAAAATATGCATAAAAAGTagatatttaatgtttttttaagacataataatatataacatctAAAGTAAAcgtaataatataatttaaaactttttttttaaaataacgtaggaataaataatttatgtgcTATACATTTTAAACTGTCTAAAACGTAATAACTTTTAGACATGGCTCAAATGTAACTTCAAGATGTCAATTTGTTTAACAGAATGAAAACGTttgactaaaattaaaaaaaaaacgaaaatgtAAGATATAGCCAAACTAAAAAACATAGTTATCATAAAACTGTATAGAAAAAGACGTGTGTCTTCATCAAATTGAGAATTCCAAGAGCCAACTCATCGAGGGGTAAAGTTCTGATGTTTGTTTCCTAATGTCGAAACGTTGAATTGAATATTTTAGAtgcaaaatcaaacaaaaaattattaaagattaattttgtAGCTGGTCAAACTTGAATTTACTTTTTCATCAACCTTTTGttaaaacacttatttttatttaatatatttttttgatttaCTTAACATAGAACATCTTTCtaaaaagtttttaataaacatagtaaggtaattttcttttattttgtcataaaataaaaaatgaaggtTATACAATTTGCTTACTCGTTTTGCCCTGtcaatttttagttttgatttaaaatatcgcattaattttaatttttttcctgtTTTTGAAAGATCTGTACAAAAGAAAAGtctatgaaaaattgaaaacaaattttctgtattgtttaattcttataaaatgtTTGAtgcacaaaacaaaataaaaaaaatctatagctttataattaaatagtaaaaaccgtgaaataaaatataacaaaataaaaacttaacttttttttttgtattaaacaacttaaacaatgatattatctttttctctcccaCATTTTCCTTATGAAaggataatttttaaataatagaaccatggaaataagaaataagaaataagcGAAAATTAATAACAAGAAAAAGTGAAATGGCAAAacgataaacaaattttattggtaaacatatatattacattaataatgaGTTATATTACATGAACATGGTAACCTATAAAGCTATGACGTCTCTGGTTTCACTACACTCTTGCGTGTATTCAGAGTCTTCTTATTCATATAACAAAAATGAATagaagataataataaataattatccGTTTTTTTCTCAATActaattttctttctaaaaagaGGAAACTGAATTGTGAATTGAATGAagtataatagtaataaatataatgtaataatataatataatatattatgactTTTATGGAACAGGACCAAGAAGCTTCTGTTTCACAAACTTCAGCGGCGGTTGCACTGCTGAGCTGGTCTGATTTTCCGCTTCCCGGCGTTGAAGGGGCACGCCGTCTGTACCGGTGGCACCATGCAGTTGTACTGCAAACACAGGGTGCTGCTCACCGGAATCTCCGCCGTCGGGCTTATTGCAATGCCGGTAAGAAAATTGTGCTGCAAATACAGTATCTGAATGCCCGCCGCCAATAACCGTTCGACGAAGCTGCCGGGAACCTGCCCTGTGAACCAGTTGTTGTTCAGATACAGGTTCTGGACGTTTGCCAGCATTGGCGACACCTGGCCGGATAACCTATTGTAGCTGAGATCAACGGTCTGGATGGTCACCTCGTTGACCGGTTGGACCGGGCCGGAGAATTGGTTTCTTTCCAGTTGTAGGTTGGTGAGGGGGAATGAGAATATTTCAGTCGGAATTGGGCCTGTGAACTGGTTCAAGCCAAGGTCCAAGTAGTTAAGCCGATTGAGGCGCTTTAAGAGGCGGTCCACTGGTCCAGTGAGTTTGTTCCACGATAGAGACAGGTAGTGTagggagggagggagagagTACGGCGCGAGGGAACCGGAGAGAGCGTTGTGCTTCAGTTCGAGCCGGGTTAGGGAAAAAGCCGAGGCGAACGAGGGAACCGAACCGGAGAGGCGGTTGTGGCAGAGGATAAGGTTGGTCAGCAGCGGTAAGGTTCCGATGGACGGAGGAATTGTTCCGGTGAGCTGGTTGTAACTGAGATCGATGGTTCTAATATTGCGAAGCTGACTTAAACCCGCCGGAATCTCGCCGGAGATGAAATTCCGGCTGACGCCGAGGAACCGGAGGTTTTTTAACTGGGAGATCGACTGAGGGAGAGGGCCGTATATTCTTCCGGGGACGACGGTGAGGTCGGCGAGAGCAGATAGCTTGGAAATCGAACGGTCGAGTTTTCCAGTCAGACCGGGCGAACCGGCCCTGGGGTCGCCGAGGTTGAGCGCGACGACTTTATCGTCGACGCAGTAAACGCCGGGGAAGTTGCAGGGATCGGCGGTGAAGTCCCAGGAGGCGAAGAAATTAGAACCGGGGACATCGTGAAGCGATTTCCGAATGGATTGCAGAGCGAGGAAATCGTTGGGGTCTAATATTGCTCTGACCGATTGAAGAAAGCAGACGAAAAGAAGAGAGTAGGAAGCGACATCCATTGGGAGTTGGAGAGCTAAAAAAGGGTGGCGAAGGGTTTTTATAGCAATGGGAGGGttacttttttgttttggaGTGCGAGGGTTTCCCGTGAGAAATGGTGTGAAAGTTTTAATGGCGGAAACTGGCGATAGCTGGCTTACTTAGTCTTGGAGGAGAAGCAATTCCTTGCTGAATCTGTGttactttttcttccttcaatgCCTTTGCCTTTGCCTTTTCATCATTTCCACTTCTCTCTCCCACACACACTtttgctttctctctctatcCGCTTCAGGTAAAATACAAATCGCTACCATCTATGTATGGCTGGCAAATTATAATACCATTTCCTAATTGCACAGTACACGCTAATTTTGTCACTCTTTCTTGCTTCGGAGCAGCTTCGGGTGAAAGGTACAGGTTTGGATCAAACGGTTGTCCGAGCCTACATGGGCTCCAACCCAACCCAAGCGTACGTTTTATGTGGGTAACACTGCTGACAATGTTGTTGGTTAACCAGTTAAACGGCCGAAGCGttaattctattttttgttttctgtgcATGTGCATGTGACACTttagatattataataattattgttgttattttgtTGTAAAATGTAAACGTTACTCTGTGTTCTTTTAAGGAGGATTGTTGGGTCACGGTCTAAGACTGACAGCTAAGCAGTTCATGTTAAAGTAAGAAGTAGACCGGTCTGGGTTGGATCGAGATTCAGATTCGGCTTCACCCACTTCAGTTCAGTCTATGGCTAGTCGAGCTCATGCTCACATGCTTCTTGTGACTTCGGCTGAGTTGCAGAAATCTTAGCAAACACATAAATGCGTCTACGTTGTTTTGGTTCAACTCATTTACTGATGTGGTCATCATTCATCACGCTTCCAAGCCTTTCAATGAACATGACTTACGATTTCACTGTTGAACATCGTATTAAATACACGCCCACTTCccaaaatacataaaaaccAAATTACTTTTTCCGATTTAATGTTACAAACATTTTACCCTTCTTTTATTAATTGGTGgctcttaaattaaaaaaaaaaaaactataactgTCACTCGTAAAGTCAAGCAACTGTAAGAAGAGGGTGTGGCTTGTAACACAATGTTGTATGTTTGACTTGATTAGCAATTATTTTGTACGAACCGTATTGGAATATAAAGTTGGAAGGGACCAATGAATTCgcttgaaaaaaataatttaattattttgttattacgTAGTAGAAAAGAAAGAACCAACATTCTCCAGAGTGATGGTGAATTGCGTTGAGTTGAAGATAATATGCATTCGCcaaaacttgtttcacaattcCCACATATTCTGCTTTTCATCAATTTCTGTCAAGTATCTCCCACTTTCTTGGAGAGGAAGCCTCTCAGTCAACACAACAGAATCAGATTTTCATAATGTCACCACACActaattagtatatatatttattggctacaaacaaagtctcgtatcagataaaataagatatagacatgaatttatatacatataagataCCTTCATTGGTAAGAGACCTTTTGAAATGGTACCAAAAACAAACTCACGAAGGTTTTACCTTATTAAGTTAGGAGggatatgaaaaattaaaactaacatAATTTCTTATCCATACTGTAACTAATATCGTCTCGTTTCAGGATAAAATTTGCACCGTCAGAGTGTTTAGACTAATTCAATTTtcgtttaaaattattaaaaaaagtatatatatatatatatatatatatatatatatatatataatttttaaatatattaaacaaatttaagcACTTCCCACATAAAAGAATGTCAATATGTTACTAACAAATTTAGAATTACTCATGCTATTACTAAATTGATTACTTGATAAAAagtattaatgttatttttctaattataactctgatatcatattaaaaagtaaactttaaactAACTTACTCCTAAGTTTATAGTCACTtatgtattataaattgattttattttcagtcAACATAAAAATTTCAACCGTTGGTGAAATTGAAATcgaagttataatttttttagtattagaCATTCAAGTATTAGTTTTTTTCCCTCAATTAAACTAAAAGGTTATTTACGTAAGATATTTCATCAATATTGACTAATTACAACAATTAATACagaataaatgaattatttatctctttatttcaaatctttatttattttcataatatattttgaattaaagaaCACTTGATTTCGACTCAATCgttagtaatagtaataattatgaTGTTAATATCTAATTGAAGTGACCGTTGGATTCATCACGAGAGAACTGCACAATCCATCATATAGATTCAATCACATGACTGtacaatttaaaacaatagatttatgaattttttattatataagatgtttaatttttatttgaaccGATATTACGATGACAAATCATCTGCCCTTGTTGTTTCAGAACTATGTTGGAAtaaacagaagaaagaaaaaaaaaagtaatacatttttattttattaatcttaaAATGTTTTCAAGTATTCCTActtaaattttctaattatttctTCATGTAACCCTTTGGCGATTCAACGACCAGAGCACCGTTATTCCAACGTCTTTGCAATTTTGAGACGAAGTTGGAAAGCATTATGTATCCGAGttcatcatatatttatt
This sequence is a window from Vigna angularis cultivar LongXiaoDou No.4 chromosome 2, ASM1680809v1, whole genome shotgun sequence. Protein-coding genes within it:
- the LOC108327916 gene encoding probable LRR receptor-like serine/threonine-protein kinase At4g36180; the encoded protein is MDVASYSLLFVCFLQSVRAILDPNDFLALQSIRKSLHDVPGSNFFASWDFTADPCNFPGVYCVDDKVVALNLGDPRAGSPGLTGKLDRSISKLSALADLTVVPGRIYGPLPQSISQLKNLRFLGVSRNFISGEIPAGLSQLRNIRTIDLSYNQLTGTIPPSIGTLPLLTNLILCHNRLSGSVPSFASAFSLTRLELKHNALSGSLAPYSLPPSLHYLSLSWNKLTGPVDRLLKRLNRLNYLDLGLNQFTGPIPTEIFSFPLTNLQLERNQFSGPVQPVNEVTIQTVDLSYNRLSGQVSPMLANVQNLYLNNNWFTGQVPGSFVERLLAAGIQILYLQHNFLTGIAISPTAEIPVSSTLCLQYNCMVPPVQTACPFNAGKRKIRPAQQCNRR